Proteins encoded by one window of Danaus plexippus chromosome Z, MEX_DaPlex, whole genome shotgun sequence:
- the LOC116777974 gene encoding uncharacterized protein LOC116777974 — MGPKKGKDPTEDGNYWRTCIEEAPLDDDTWKVKVVLIEAAGSDQDRMYLDRFETYAAEERRFVIKNICKTETIFMVNQLGGEKKVKDDNLRVFEEGQAYLKDKKDIPADILALIIKHLILKMKSEYLFIKHQRLEVKEGIQRESATMINRAEVRGTVNVKQPEPAEPPEPPAKGKKGETEVDLKAFEIDENKKYNTMLRVRGEEWRDKVYIDDYPIDGPNLYVAVTGFVEPDLAGWLIKIGIPLTAVVQVRIDSSDSAVPSNLYRASKRGQSQTELLMEKSLKFWEDLQQLRIHKETADDFKNTAFVVFTPPYWDTDELSGSPEKIYDELCYLLYDVQDLTRQHVNFIENMDIINIPEENKNDRYQNYYNKLIEEIPLECVNTYLVLDSIIQVVCNCDIMEESSTGSLSTTLIFNPTDQNMKDDDKIRKAENLVKDVMGQLCKTDIDKKKYRLTYGEEYESHKNPIVIIHGDICKYNTFHLGNINLDDIVWSMLFGMPIHSLFQNRSKATGEIEAKINFHVNVLLSCFDRNDVETAELDRLLHILACRKLYNNRSSLKKHHLMSSNITEFKKTYLKRSILAEPLTKSSVYKSGSSISHSFPSIIKSLEGSSKSSLDEDDESTRIKFLFDCPDISELVSAAEIANEKPISHMIENYEFFEDFNGTCAFQILLEAFNSFNCVDYKYCEVTDCIILMFFNSHDKEGVAREDWRCHISTPLCLQDFFDFVLEEHIDWVQKEEKAYDENMMLKSLSECKDSKDLLATKTCVENLDVDMELLIEGSLKFEEFNKIEAVSEETSESKLFSEKKINSPRSTIEADSRSSKKTKTTANLTPKFETEKNAEEEKIKRPFSGYDLGDRRVEVFGKDSIYFSKDGTRVSSFYSLLIPMNLEYVILNVKPGYECNEFWMHKALGDFVTPDVIDICESFRIKCKDDVTVYLKKQLYQVPVPVVNTSRENTKTKDITKSPDTSNIIQEIFNTKSFHSFYVTWPNGVITESVHENNSPTLSHIKQYNSSQSFDDKEEMRCISLNGEVIVFLTNGDIEILKPDSTYIKITKCEKRSVAEEVEDINSIASSDKSKKGKGKEKGKEKLSKTSSKTSKNIFDDTNIKPVEFELVIDEFESIEPNGLRQRCIEGDTIDIEKLLIRTATDYCLGEVFSKRMDGTTTLLNKDGIHIVTFPNNTRILTKFIIEDAEVYPEWTLEEIEYLSMFAFDVEVEALKSKSSISQKSFAAPYSFGQGEESNISEKLNIEEEVCEEERKDGYISVHIIYTIEHANFTTITIDKSNDKILVESPNNSRVTYESNGNYEFTLDSQTSAKFDGENLNISYEACPECKSFTSCNVKIKSEELSSVTQMQRNWLKMNDSLCKKIVVNEEGNINIVQESCCDNVFHDKDSVFSEELTNSADQNNKDRAESSISPNGKCRENYEAKALRFFVLRRELTCSELVHRALIEQYKSKCRWKPWCSINQYDTFGDHRTLWSILSPVQINETEKWLMESKLANKPKHLTYKDLEKDAGKGFYHWMRPYKRFQPKPIKPDNVLPERLPRAYVLRTLEQQWRDGDREELKGAKELLNAILRYRHVMEADSELILNVPIYDPRPEDERTTGEIVQAIAHKVYEDLKNRLKEDVQSRARPSITTKPAPPEDLSIQGEVDEDDREEFLDIEEEANPALKEADSAVQMSSNLKRYWRRRAEEYKEEQFYRYLLREGSVPPYFRNVLGGAIWWEMNNTTDEAVTKSERRKMKCVCEEESSPLPENPSEI, encoded by the exons atggGACCCAAAAAAGGTAAAGACCCTACTGAAGATGGAAATTATTGGAGAACATGTATTGAGGAGGCCCCACTGGACGATGATACATGGAAGGTTAAAGTAGTCCTAATTGAAGCGGCTGGAAGTGACCAAGATCGTATGTACTTAGATAGATTCGAGACTTACGCAGCGGAAGAAAGAAGATTtgtcatcaaaaatatatgtaaaacagAAACTATATTTATGGTCAACCAACTTGGGGGAGAGAAAAAAGTGAAAGATGACAATTTAAGAGTATTTGAAGAAGGCCAAGCCTACCTTAAGGACAAAAAAGATATTCCTGCTGATATTTTggctttaataattaaacatttgatTTTGAAGATGAAGAGTGAATACCTGTTTATTAAACATCAAAGATTAGAAGTAAAAGAAGGTATTCAAAGAGAGTCTGCGACGATGATAAATAGGGCTGAAGTGAGAGGTACTGTTAACGTCAAGCAACCAGAACCCGCCGAGCCACCTGAACCACCAGCTAAAGGTAAAAAGGGTGAAACTGAAGTTGACCTGAAGGCGTTTGAgattgatgaaaataaaaagtataacacTATGCTAAGGGTTAGGGGTGAGGAATGGCGGGACAAAGTATATATTGATGACTATCCGATAGACGGGCCGAACCTTTACGTTGCTGTTACAGGTTTTGTTGAACCTGACTTGGCAGGTTGGCTGATTAAAATCGGTATCCCCTTAACCGCTGTAGTTCAAGTGCGTATAGATTCGTCAGATAGCGCTGTACCTTCAAATTTGTATCGAGCTTCGAAAAGAGGCCAAAGCCAAACTGAATTATTAAtggaaaaatcattaaaattttgggAGGATCTGCAGCAGCTTCGTATTCACAAAGAAACAGCGGACGATTTTAAAAACACAGCATTTGTTGTATTCACTCCACCGTATTGGGATACAGATGAACTTTCAGGATCTCCAGAGAAAATTTATGATGaactatgttatttattatacgatGTACAAGATTTGACTAGACAACacgtaaattttatagaaaatatggatattataaatataccggaagaaaataaaaatgatcgctaccaaaattattacaataagttAATAGAGGAAATACCTTTGGAGTGTGTCAATACCTATTTAGTTTTGGATAGCATTATACAGGTTGTTTGTAATTGTGATATAATGGAAGAGAGTAGCACGGGGTCCTTATCAACAACACTGATATTCAATCCAACAGATCAAAATATGAAAGACGACGACAAAATACGTAAAGCAGAAAATCTCGTTAAAGATGTTATGGGACAATTGTGTAAAACTGACATagacaaaaagaaatatcgtTTAACTTACGGAGAGGAATACGAAAGTCACAAAAATCCTATTGTTATAATACATGGTGATATTTGCAAATACAATACTTTTCATCTCGGAAACATAAACTTAGATGACATCGTGTGGTCTATGCTGTTTGGCATGCCAATTCACAGTTTATTCCAAAACAGATCTAAAGCCACAGGCGAAATAGAAGCTAAGATAAATTTTCACGTCAACGTCCTACTATCGTGTTTTGATAGGAATGATGTTGAAACTGCCGAGTTAGACAgacttttacatatattagcCTGTCGCAAGCTGTATAACAATAGAAGTTCATTGAAAAAACATCATTTAATGTCCTCAAACATTACAGAATTTAAGAagacatatttaaaacgaaGCATTCTAGCGGAACCGTTGACTAAGTCATCTGTCTATAAATCTGGAAGTTCAATATCACATTCATTCCCATCGATAATTAAGAGCTTAGAAGGTTCAAGCAAATCTTCTCTCGACGAAGACGATGAATCTACTCgcattaaatttctattcgACTGTCCAGATATCAGTGAGTTAGTGTCCGCAGCCGAGATAGCAAATGAAAAACCGATTAGTCACATGatagaaaattatgaattttttgaaGACTTTAATGGTACATGTGCCTTTCAAATACTTTTAGAAGCTTTTAATAGTTTCAATTGCGTTGATTACAAATATTGTGAAGTGACAGATTGCATtatattgatgttttttaatagtcATGACAAGGAAGGTGTAGCTCGAGAAGATTGGCGTTGCCATATTTCTACGCCCCTTTGTTTGCAGGATTTTTTCGATTTCGTTCTAGAAGAACACATAGATTGGGTCCAGAAAGAGGAAAAAGCTTACGACGAAAACATGATGCTCAAGTCTCTGTCTGAATGTAAAGACTCTAAAGATTTATTAGCGACTAAAACGTGTGTAGAAAATTTGGATGTGGATATGGAACTGCTTATCGAGGGTTCACTTAAATTTgaggaatttaataaaatagaagctGTTAGTGAAGAGACCTCCGAGTCAAAACTATTTtcagaaaagaaaattaactcGCCCAGATCTACTATAGAAGCAGATTCTAGGAGTAgcaaaaaaactaaaacaacaGCAAATTTGACGCCGAAATTCGAAACTGAAAAAAACGCAGaggaagaaaaaattaaaagaccaTTTTCTGGTTACGATTTGGGGGACAGGAGGGTTGAAGTTTTTGGCAAagattctatttatttttctaaagacGGTACTAGAGTATCGAGTTTTTATTCCTTGTTAATTCCAATGAATTtagaatatgttatattaaatgtgaaaCCGGGCTATGAATGTAATGAGTTCTGGATGCACAAAGCTTTGGGTGATTTTGTAACACCTGACGTGATTGATATATGTGAGtcatttagaattaaatgtaaagaCGACGTCACGGTGTACCTAAAAAAGCAACTATACCAGGTGCCAGTTCCGGTAGTCAATACTTCACGAGAAAACACTAAAACCAAAGATATTACAAAATCACCAGATACGAGTAATATAAtccaagaaatatttaatactaaatcGTTTCATTCTTTTTACGTAACGTGGCCCAATGGCGTTATAACCGAGAGTGTACACGAAAACAATTCCCCCACGTTATCCCACATCAAGCAGTACAATTCCTCACAATCATTTGACGATAAAGAGGAAATGCGATGTATAAGTTTGAATGGAGAAGTAATAGTTTTTCTAACTAATGGGgacatagaaatattaaaaccggATTCTACTTACATCAAAATAACTAAATGCGAAAAAAGATCCGTTGCTGAAGAAGTTGAAGATATTAACAGCATTGCCAGTTcagataaaagtaaaaaaggtAAAGGTAAAGAGAAAGGGAAAGAAAAACTAAGTAAAACCTCGTCTAAAACAtccaaaaatatctttgatgACACCAACATAAAACCAGTCGAATTCGAATTGGTTATCGACGAATTTGAATCAATAGAACCAAATGGCTTAAGGCAAAGGTGCATTGAAGGGGACACtattgatattgaaaaattacttataagaaCAGCAACTGATTATTGTTTGGGAGAGGTATTTTCGAAACGTATGGATGGAACGactacattattaaataaagacgGAATACACATAGTTACATTTCCCAATAATACTAGGattctaacaaaatttatcattgAAGACGCAGAAGTGTACCCGGAGTGGACTTTAGAAGAAATTGAATATCTATCTATGTTCGCTTTTGACGTTGAGGTGGAAGCTTTAAAGTCTAAAAGTTCGATTTCCCAAAAAAGTTTTGCAGCTCCATACAGCTTCGGCCAGGGTGAAGAAAGTAACATTAGTGAAAAACTCAATATAGAGGAAGAAGTTTGTGAAGAGGAACGCAAAGATGGTTACATTTCAgtgcatataatttatacgatAGAACATGCCAATTTCACAACAATAACAATTGATAAATCTAACGACAAAATATTAGTTGAATCTCCAAATAATTCCCGGGTTACGTACGAAAGTAACGGAAATTATGAATTCACTTTGGATTCTCAAACATCTGCCAAATTCGATGGCGAAAACCTAAACATCTCTTATGAGGCATGCCCTGAATGTAAGTCCTTCACTAgttgtaatgttaaaattaaatccgaGGAATTAAGCAGCGTAACACAAATGCAAAGAAACTGGCTGAAAATGAATGATTCTCTGTGCAAGAAAATAGTTGTTAATGAAGAGGGAAATATCAACATTGTACAAGAATCCTGTTGCGATAATGTATTTCATGATAAGGATTCTGTATTTTCAGAAGAATTGACAAATTCTGCggatcaaaataataaagacagAGCAGAAAGTTCTATTAGCCCAAATGGTAAATGTAGAGAGAACTACGAAGCGAAAGCCTTAAGATTCTTTGTACTTAGGcg CGAACTAACCTGTTCAGAGTTGGTGCATCGTGCTCTTATAGAACAGTATAAATCGAAATGTCGATGGAAGCCATGGTGTTCCATTAATCAGTACGATACCTTTGGTGATCATCGGACATTGTGGTCTATTCTATCTCCTGTGCAGATTAACGAAACTGAG AAATGGCTCATGGAATCCAAACTTGCAAATAAACCAAAGCATTTGACTTATAAGGATCTAGAAAAAGACGCTGGGAAAGGTTTTTATCATTGGATGCGACCATACAAAAGGTTTCAACCAAAACCTATAAAACCCGACAATGTCCTACCTGAAAGATTACCTAGAGCATATGTTTTAcg AACTCTTGAGCAGCAGTGGAGAGACGGCGATCGGGAAGAGTTGAAAGGTGCGAAGGAGTTGTTAAATGCAATCCTCCGTTATCGACATGTCATGGAGGCTGACAGTGAATTGATTCTAAATGTTCCTATTTACGACCCAAGACCAGAAGACGAGAGAACTACGGGCGAGATAGTTCAAGCTATAGCccataa GGTCTATGAAGATTTGAAGAATCGCTTGAAAGAAGACGTTCAAAGCCGTGCTAGACCGTCCATAACAACTAAACCAGCGCCACCTGAAGACCTATCGATACAAGGAGAGGTAGATGAAG ATGATCGTGAGGAGTTTTTGGACATCGAAGAAGAAGCGAATCCTGCGCTGAAGGAGGCAGACTCCGCCGTTCAGATGTCAAGCAACCTCAAGCGTTATTGGCGTCGGCGTGCCGAGGAATATAAGGAAGAACAGTTTTATAG GTATTTGCTGCGTGAGGGCAGTGTTCCGCCTTACTTTAGAAACGTCCTCGGCGGCGCCATCTGGTGGGAGATGAACAATACAACAGATGAAGCGGTGACGAAGTCTGAACGTCGCAAGATGAAGTGCGTGTGCGAAGAAGAATCTTCCCCCCTGCCAGAAAATCCTTCTGAAATTTAA
- the LOC116777615 gene encoding uncharacterized protein LOC116777615 codes for MAYELSDRFKQPTERFRLLEPGAYQYSNSPKVEPNKVPFLSNTPRKTVNINPVWTHVLYYADLPPKIPNCTSISSKIPRFPYEAFSEKDLEEILCKCGIENQCKCPVEDDEEIEKKEQVVCQRLVPRRLFKGIVPRSSLGDGLSAPSKRDNGFKLLPDGTKIRIFTKPKNDSPPFYNTNVIESTAFYQGCKWSKWTARRDSKFDTDAPGPSDYFIEKEPDINAICAEKVRALKRKTSKQYRFIEMVQRRNIIEGRPGPADYSPVSPKGTDLKILGPKAERFLISKYQDQPGPTAYLIKRDFDLVEIPAKPCQAKLPPPAGFGVRAVRLKPRKEEGPSPASYNARYKPCQVHRCKLVPFGSSSERFKSEVIEEDDYEDLIMNEIMKELNKTQDDSKIKNNPTWEFKSKTIRMKPLKKLLNEPSPADLPLTTPKSNRLLNLQKNCPFFSSERRLKPWFNWIPVHGKENTPGPAYYCLEKPQCLPAVCQGPINRSPRFPRAKFQTPAPNEYVVNGGIEDVLVTYNHRLNQNIQNKHSFKWNPPVEKSKPNLADKENILLQKSIQLLEFTDIFAEEQYDKKNSNHEDEEIKKSKLLRCFLFSKKMPNY; via the coding sequence atggCTTATGAATTAAGTGACAGATTCAAACAGCCAACTGAGAGATTCCGACTCCTAGAACCCGGAGCTTATCAATACAGCAATTCACCAAAAGTTGAGCCGAACAAGGTGCCTTTTTTATCAAACACCCCAAGAAAAACAGTAAACATAAACCCAGTATGGACGCATGTCCTTTATTATGCTGATCTTCCCCCCAAAATACCAAATTGTACAAGTATTTCCTCAAAGATTCCACGGTTTCCATATGAAGCATTTAGTGAAAAAGATTTAGAAGAAATCTTGTGTAAATGTGGAATTGAAAATCAATGCAAATGTCCCGTGGAAGATGATgaagaaattgaaaaaaaagaacaagtTGTTTGTCAACGATTGGTCCCTAGACGTCTATTTAAAGGTATTGTTCCTAGATCTTCACTTGGAGACGGCCTTTCCGCACCTTCAAAAAGGGATAATGGATTTAAGTTACTACCAGATGGAACAAAAATACGAATATTCACTAAACCTAAAAATGATAGCCCCCCTTTTTATAACACGAATGTTATTGAATCAACGGCCTTCTATCAGGGGTGCAAATGGAGTAAATGGACAGCGAGAAGAGATAGTAAATTTGATACCGATGCACCAGGTCCATCAGATTATTTTATCGAAAAAGAACCAGACATTAATGCCATTTGTGCTGAAAAAGTAAGAGCATTGAAACGTAAAACATCGAAACAGTATCGATTCATAGAAATGGTACAAAGAAGGAATATTATTGAAGGACGTCCAGGTCCGGCAGATTATAGTCCTGTATCACCAAAAGGAACAGATCTAAAAATTTTAGGTCCTAAAGctgaaagatttttaatttctaaataccAAGATCAACCAGGACCCACggcatatttaataaaacgcgATTTTGATTTAGTCGAAATTCCTGCGAAACCATGTCAAGCAAAACTACCGCCGCCAGCTGGTTTCGGAGTAAGAGCCGTTAGACTTAAACCTCGTAAAGAAGAAGGACCTAGTCCGGCTAGCTATAATGCAAGATATAAACCATGTCAAGTTCATCGTTGTAAACTTGTCCCATTTGGATCTTCATCCGAAAGATTTAAGAGCGAAGTTATAGAAGAAGATGATTATgaagatttaataatgaatgaaattatgaAAGAGTTGAATAAGACCCAAGatgattctaaaataaaaaataatccgaCATGGGAATTTAAATCGAAGACAATAAGAATGAAACctcttaaaaaactattaaatgagCCCAGCCCAGCAGATTTACCACTAACGACTCCAAAAAGCAATAGACttcttaatttacaaaaaaattgccCATTTTTTTCGTCGGAGAGACGGCTAAAACCTTGGTTTAATTGGATACCAGTACACGGAAAAGAAAATACGCCAGGCCCAGCATATTATTGTCTTGAAAAGCCACAATGTTTACCGGCTGTTTGTCAAGGTCCAATAAATCGTTCGCCACGTTTTCCTCGTGCTAAGTTTCAAACTCCGGCTCCAAATGAATATGTTGTCAACGGAGGGATTGAAGACGTTTTAGTGACGTATAACCATCgtttaaatcaaaacatacaaaacaaacatagcTTTAAATGGAACCCTCCAGTAGAAAAATCTAAGCCAAACCTGGctgataaagaaaatatattactacaGAAATCAATTCAATTATTGGAGTTTACAGATATATTTGCAGAAGAGCAATACGATAAGAAGAATAGTAACCATGAAGACgaagaaattaagaaatctaaattattacgctgttttcttttttctaagaaaatgccaaattattga
- the LOC116777391 gene encoding lysophospholipase-like protein 1, producing MSRLGALNITKNSGAKHTATVIFFHGSGAAGDHMKEWVHLLAKNFVFPHIKILYPTAPLQPYTPAGGLMSNVWFDRLDINPRAPEVLESLAQIEVDIKKLIKSENEAGIPSSRIIVGGFSMGGALALHTAYRWDPNVAGVFAFSSFLNDNSVVYKELRDSATKVPLLQIHGDSDDLVELAWGEATFKELRSLGVQGNFHIMEKLGHSLNKRGLNIIKDWIDKHLPNI from the exons ATGTCCAGATTGGGTGCccttaatattacaaaaaattctgGCGCTAAACACACTGCTACagtcatattttttcatggTTCTG GAGCAGCTGGTGATCATATGAAGGAATGGGTCCATTTATTagctaaaaattttgttttcccACACATAAAAATTCTGTACCCAACAGCACCTCTACAGCCTTACACTCCGGCTGGTGGTCTTATGAGCAATGTTTGGTTTGACCGGCTAGATATTAATCCTAGAGCTCCCGAAGTTTTGGAATCTTTAGCTCAAATAGaagtagatataaaaaaattaataaaaagtgaaaatGAGGCTGGTATACCAAGTTCAAGAATAATTGttg GTGGATTTTCGATGGGCGGAGCTTTAGCCCTTCATACAGCTTATCGATGGGATCCAAATGTAGCGGGGGTTTTTGCTTTCagttcatttttaaatgataattcaGTGGTATACAAAGAGCTCAGAGACTCTGCTACTAAAG tCCCTTTGCTCCAGATACACGGTGACAGTGATGATTTAGTGGAATTGGCTTGGGGTGAAGCAACATTCAAAGAACTTAGAAGTCTAGGAGTACAAGGGAATTTCCATATTATGGAGAAGTTAGGACATTCATTGAATAAAAGAGGGTTGAATATCATCAAAGATTGGATAGACAAACATCTCCCTAATATATAA